In a single window of the Arthrobacter zhangbolii genome:
- a CDS encoding VOC family protein, whose amino-acid sequence MTAPLVYVLFPATAREALTFYARIFGGELSLHTNAEFGSGGAPDAIAHGMLDGVVSLAGADADLPGTSVRMEGMMLSLLGTAEPARLHEWFDLLAANGRIVDPLGPKPWGASDGQVIDQYGLHWLIGYEPEPEETK is encoded by the coding sequence ATGACGGCGCCCCTGGTCTATGTCCTGTTCCCGGCAACTGCCCGCGAAGCCCTCACGTTTTACGCCCGGATCTTCGGCGGTGAACTGTCCCTGCACACCAACGCGGAGTTCGGCAGCGGAGGAGCGCCGGACGCCATTGCGCACGGGATGCTGGACGGCGTCGTTTCACTGGCCGGGGCGGATGCGGATCTGCCTGGGACCAGTGTCCGGATGGAGGGCATGATGCTCTCGCTCCTCGGCACCGCTGAGCCGGCGCGTCTGCACGAGTGGTTTGACCTCCTCGCCGCCAACGGGCGGATCGTGGATCCGCTCGGACCCAAGCCGTGGGGGGCATCGGACGGGCAGGTCATCGACCAATACGGACTGCACTGGCTGATCGGATACGAACCCGAACCGGAGGAGACAAAATGA
- a CDS encoding saccharopine dehydrogenase family protein, whose amino-acid sequence MSGRIVLLGATGYTGGLVLGALFRRGLRPVLAGRNTDALAGLAEEHGGLEFAAADATDPASVRRLLDPGDVLITTAGPFERVGLPVAEAAVRAGARYIDTTGEVGFVRTLQERFHRQAQDTGAVLLPAFGYDYVPGILAGAMAAQQAGDAGRKLDVGYFTAGALNPGLSQGTRATMRDGLFLPAVRFANGRLVEERAAAEVHDFPVSGARRSRKAGFLVPGTEVLFLPKAFPQLDAVSVYNGWFADLSRAISLMSAASHTMARSARGRRLLERLTAPMLGKPGGPDSSQRAKTRTQVVATVTGTDGNLLAAVQLTGPNVYTLTGELIAWGAEQLRDRQDLTPGVAGPLDAFGLDGLTRGCAALGLVPVESRRG is encoded by the coding sequence ATGAGCGGCCGCATTGTCCTGCTCGGCGCCACCGGATATACCGGCGGGCTGGTCCTGGGGGCACTGTTCCGGCGTGGTCTGCGGCCCGTCCTGGCCGGACGCAATACTGATGCGCTGGCCGGACTGGCTGAGGAACACGGCGGGCTGGAGTTCGCTGCGGCAGACGCGACCGACCCGGCCAGCGTCCGCCGCCTGTTGGATCCGGGTGACGTGCTGATTACCACCGCGGGACCGTTCGAACGCGTCGGCCTGCCGGTGGCCGAAGCAGCCGTGCGGGCCGGCGCCCGGTACATCGACACCACCGGTGAGGTGGGGTTTGTCCGCACACTGCAGGAGCGGTTCCACCGGCAGGCGCAGGACACCGGTGCCGTGCTGCTGCCGGCCTTCGGTTATGACTATGTGCCGGGCATCCTGGCCGGCGCCATGGCGGCGCAGCAGGCCGGAGATGCCGGGCGAAAGCTCGACGTCGGCTATTTCACTGCCGGCGCGCTAAACCCGGGGCTCAGCCAGGGCACCCGGGCCACCATGCGCGACGGATTGTTCCTGCCCGCCGTGCGTTTTGCCAACGGCCGCCTGGTCGAAGAGCGTGCAGCGGCTGAGGTCCACGATTTCCCGGTGAGCGGGGCGCGCCGTAGCCGTAAGGCGGGATTCCTTGTACCGGGAACGGAGGTTCTTTTCCTGCCAAAGGCCTTCCCGCAGCTGGACGCCGTGTCGGTGTACAACGGCTGGTTTGCCGACCTCAGCCGGGCAATAAGCCTGATGTCCGCCGCCTCCCACACGATGGCCCGCTCCGCCCGGGGCCGCCGCCTGCTGGAGAGACTTACCGCGCCGATGCTCGGAAAACCGGGCGGGCCGGACAGCAGCCAGCGGGCAAAAACACGCACCCAGGTGGTAGCCACGGTGACGGGCACAGACGGAAACCTGCTGGCCGCCGTGCAGCTCACCGGCCCGAACGTCTACACCCTGACCGGTGAGCTGATCGCATGGGGAGCCGAGCAGCTGCGCGACCGTCAGGATCTCACCCCCGGTGTGGCCGGCCCCCTGGATGCCTTCGGCCTCGACGGACTCACCAGGGGATGCGCCGCGTTGGGCCTGGTCCCGGTAGAGTCCCGCCGCGGCTAG